A single genomic interval of Corvus hawaiiensis isolate bCorHaw1 chromosome 5, bCorHaw1.pri.cur, whole genome shotgun sequence harbors:
- the CRACD gene encoding capping protein-inhibiting regulator of actin dynamics isoform X2: MGSRAFSHDSIFIPDGRAESEQAIQAMSQENVLGKVKILQQQLAKNIKFGQPPQMTISARTMGEANTSTEDDALLSSPTEMETQQDTVISECSNKSTDTPDFLRKMNFLGAGHEMEEKVTPVKSSRPKRQFSCSGTIETINLDSVPQAVARLDNSAAKHKLSVKPKKQRMSRQHKRLTKGSQSLTITEFEPEDLETQLYEDIYPGYIGRFTADKLIRERDEQKQLQLAEEKRIEDHWGILEAERIRQIVEMEEQREMEEKRCQEFEEMWKEQEKRHREEERRQYLLEGETSLKIEEQTCHKEKRRLMKAEKRQELEEQRYQELEKQRQKELEEQQRQDLEKRQWEGEEQQRRELEVQKLKEQEEQQRRELEVQKLKEQEEQQRRELEVQKLKEQEEQQRRELEVQKLKEQEEQQRRELEEQKLKEQEEQQRQELEVQKLKEQEEQKRRELDEQWHQQWEEQQRLKQEEEKHQEWEEQQRLKQEEKHQEQEEQQRQELEEQKHQEQEEQRCQELEEEKHQEWEEQKHKDLEEKQRQELEKQQRLALEQLRQDRTEKDSQKEEERNWLEEQKELKKQNKEEIQGQELEEKELQEVEIKLKQEKEPESHKQEKKQEEQRQHLKEKERTEKEQPQQVTDKKKKREEQRKHKLTKQMHMESSEYVLLDEMKQQKEQNGREWNKLKEQKVDTEGQNLPPKQENSLEQPQEKDQLCSAGGADRHPAEEKLQEGLSSQKVKQPEKGNKTSEELQAQKLKREVEAQEQKRIGEELRWQEVDERQTASRPFTFQVSSGDKQIIFQKVNLSPVMPIKGAGLSSPSVKDCRVHTTSKGSHSLPSSVCVPHTAILVTGAQLCGTAVNLNQIKDTACKSLLGLTEERKNVDVPSPEKPERKKQDPKPSSSKMKHAQEALNNQAVLAEWASIRSRILKNAENNKYNERDRVSVCRHSDDWTARGRGAPHGNLRKTLSANAKFSITPAWQKFSDVSKTSSDAENVNVAKGNETVAVGRTTGSSADSKEDVVSTFKDNLSEKPKEKMETHSEVTDNTEGCKFAKDLPSFLVPSFPHSMGKELPQPELPNALENQQNNSTKKADKPPSNGEENVSPFGIKLRRTNYSLRFHYDQQAEQKKKKRYSAGDNFDGVPDPLTSAEGEKESSVFTSQESTSPGTGRANISGNLKDSSVTVVEVSPPVVPPATGQSALTAHEKPACKSLVPQKPALAPKPTSQTPPSSPLSKMNRSNLSEVLGQRVVKAESDGGWRKEDRANAAQPIPSNDYKNEEEEVKEKKSFFPSLSIPWREKSDKKPEPLKKEKPVLQSRHSLDGSKLMEKVETSQPLWITLALQKQKGFREQQATREERRQAREAKQAEKLAKENAAVSNQSDNKSNSSKTSTLQKSTAQEGEKKMETAVSRLERREHLKKSNTLPTSVTVEISDSVPSTPVTKEVAKRFSTPDANPVSTEPAWLALAKRKAKAWSDCPQIIK; the protein is encoded by the exons ATGGGCAGTCGAGCTTTTTCCCATGACAGTATTTTCATACCTGATGGGAGAGCAGAGAGTGAACAGGCCATTCAAGCAATGTCACAGGAGAACGTTTTAGGAAAAGTCAAAATTCTTCAG CAACAGTTGgcgaaaaatataaaatttggGCAGCCTCCACAAATGACAATTTCTGCGAGGACAATGGGGGAAGCAAACaccagtacagaagatgatgcATTGCTCAGCAGCCCCACGGAGATGGAGACCCAGCAGGACACAGTGATCTCAGAGTGCAGTAATAAA TCCACTGACACTCCAGATTTCttgagaaaaatgaattttcttggAGCAGGacatgaaatggaagaaaag GTCACTCCAGTCAAATCATCTCGGCCAAAAAGACAGTTTTCCTGTTCTGGCACAATTGAAACAATCAATTTGGATTCAGTTCCCCAGGCTGTTGCTCGTCTAGACAACAGTGCAGCTAAGCACAAACTGTCAGTGAAGCCAAAAAAGCAGAGGATGTCAAGACAGCACAAGAGATTGACAAAG GGATCACAAAGTTTAACAATAACAGAATTTGAGCCAGAGGACCTAGAAACTCAGCTGTATGAGGACATATACCCAGGTTATATTGGACGCTTCACAGCAGACAAGCTAATCCGGGAGAGAGATGAGCAGAAGCAGCTTCAGctggcagaggaaaaaagaattgaaGATCACTGGGGCATCCTTGAAGCCGAAAGGATAAGACAGATTGTAGAaatggaagaacaaagagaaatggaagaaaaaaggtgCCAAGAATTTGAGGAGATGtggaaagaacaggaaaaaagacaTCGTGAAGAAGAGAGGAGGCAGTACCTCCTTGAAGGAGAGACATCTTTGAAAATAGAAGAGCAAACATGccataaagagaaaagaagactcATGAAGGCTGAAAAAAGGcaagagctggaggagcagaggtaccaggagctggagaagcagaggcagaaggAGTTGGAGGAACAACAAAGACAAGACCTGGAgaagaggcagtgggaaggggaggaaCAGCAGAGGCGAGAGCTGGAGGTGCAGAAGCTCAAGGAACAGGAGGAGCAACAGAGACGAGAGCTGGAGGTGCAGAAGCTCAAGGAACAGGAGGAGCAACAGAGACGAGAGCTGGAGGTGCAGAAGCTCAAGGAACAGGAGGAGCAACAGAGACGAGAGCTGGAGGTGCAGAAGCTCAAGGAACAGGAGGAGCAACAGAGACGGGAGTTGGAGGAGCAGAAGCTCAAGGAACAGGAGGAGCAACAGAGACAGGAGTTGGAGGTACAAAAGCTCAAGGAACAAGAGGAGCAAAAGAGACGAGAGCTGGATGAGCAGTGGCACCAGCAATGGGAG GAACAGCAGAGACtaaagcaggaggaagagaagcaCCAGGAATGGGAGGAACAGCAGAGACTaaagcaggaagagaagcaCCAGGAACAGGAAGAGCAACAGAGACAAGAGCTGGAGGAACAGAAGCACCAAGAACAGGAAGAGCAGAGATGTCAGGAattggaggaggagaagcatCAGGAATGGGAAGAGCAGAAGCACAAGGATTTGGAGGAGAAACAGAGACaagagctggagaagcagcagaggctAGCACTGGAACAATTAAGGCAAGACAGGACTGAAAAAGACAgtcaaaaggaagaagaaagaaactggCTGGAGGAGCAAAAAGAACTCAAGAaacaaaataaggaagaaatacaGGGACAAGAGCTAGAAGAGAAAGAGCTTCAAGAAgttgaaataaaactgaaacaggagaaagaacCTGAGAGCCACAAACAAGAGAAGAAACAGGAGGAACAAAGACAGCatttgaaggagaaagaaaggacagagaaggaacaaCCCCAGCAAGTGACGGATAAGAAAAAGAAACGGGAAGAGCAGCGGAAACACAAGCTCACAAAACAAATGCACATGGAAAGTTCAGAGTATGTACTACTAGATGAAatgaagcagcaaaaggaacaaaatggACGTGAATGGAACAAGCTGAAAGAGCAGAAGGTAGACACAGAAGGACAAAATCTTCCGCCAAAACAAGAAAACTCCTTGGAACAGCCACAGGAAAAAGATCAGTTGTGTTCTGCTGGAGGGGCTGATAGGCATCCAGCAGAGGAGAAGCTCCAAGAAGGATTAAGTTCCCAAAAAGTCAAACAGCcagaaaaagggaataaaacatCAGAAGAACTGCAAGCCCAGAAACTGAAGAGAGAAGTTGAGGCTCAGGAGCAAAAACGCATAGGGGAAGAACTTCGGTGGCAAGAAGTAGATGAAAGACAGACGGCATCCAGACCCTTCACATTTCAAGTGTCTTCTGGAGATAAACAGATCATATTTCAGAAAGTAAATCTGAGTCCTGTCATGCCCATCAAAGGAGCAGGACTCTCTTCTCCATCTGTCAAAGACTGCAGGGTGCACACTACCAGTAAGGGCTCTCATTCCCTCCCATCATCTGTGTGTGTACCCCACACAGCTATTTTGGTTACTGGAGCACAGCTGTGTGGCACAGCAGTGAACCTGAACCAGATTAAGGACACGGCTTGCAAGTCATTACTTGGCTTaacagaagagaggaaaaatgtggACGTTCCCTCTCCAGAGAAGCCcgagagaaaaaaacaggatcccaaacccagcagcagtAAAATGAAACACGCACAAGAGGCACTGAACAACCAGGCTGTACTGGCTGAGTGGGCCTCTATCCGCTCCAGAATCCTAAAGAACgcagaaaacaacaaatacAATGAGAGAGACCGGGTAAGCGTCTGCAGGCACAGTGATGACTGGACAGCCCGAGGACGCGGTGCTCCCCATGGTAACTTGAGGAAAACCCTCTCTGCAAATGCAAAGTTCTCGATTACACCAGCATGGCAGAAATTTTCAGACGTTTCAAAAACCAGTTCAGATGCTGAGAATGTAAATGTGGCAAAAGGCAATGAAacagtggctgtggggagaaccACTGGCTCATCTGCTGATTCAAAGGAGGACGTGGTCTCCACTTTTAAGGATAACTTATCTGAAAAGCCCAAGGAGAAAATGGAAACCCATAGTGAAGTGACAGACAACACCGAAGGCTGTAAATTTGCAAAAGATCTTCCATCTTTCCTTGTTCCAAGTTTTCCACATTCTATGGGTAAGGAATTACCCCAGCCAGAACTTCCCAATGCCCTGGAAAATCAGCAAAATAACAGCacaaaaaaagcagataaaCCACCAtcaaatggagaagaaaatgtttctccTTTTGGAATAAAGTTACGAAGGACAAACTATTCTTTACGTTTTCATTATGATCAACAggcagagcaaaagaaaaagaaaagatacagTGCAGGAGACAATTTTGATGGTGTGCCTGACCCACTCACCTCAGCAGAAGGTGAGAAAGAATCTTCTGTTTTCACTTCACAAGAAAGTACCTCTCCTGGCACGGGGAGAGCAAACATTTCTGGTAATTTAAAAGACTCTTCAGTTACTGTCGTGGAGGTTTCACCACCAGTGGTCCCACCAGCCACCGGCCAGAGTGCTCTCACTGCTCATGAGAAACCAGCATGCAAGTCACTGGTCCCACAGAAACCTGCCTTAGCTCCAAAGCCCACCAGCCAGACCCCACCATCGTCTCCTCTCTCTAAAATGAACAGATCAAACCTATCTGAAGTATTGGGGCAAAGGGTGGTTAAAGCTGAATCAGATGGCggctggagaaaagaagacagagCAAATGCAGCCCAACCCATACCATCCAATGACTAcaaaaatgaagaggaagaagtCAAAGAAAAGAAGTCATTTTTCCCATCTCTAAGTATTCCatggagagaaaaaagtgacaaaaagcCTGAGCCATTGAAGAAAG aaaagccTGTTCTTCAGAGCAGACACTCTTTAGATGGCTCTAAATTGATGGAAAAAGTGGAAACTTCACAACCACTTTGGATTACATTAGCACTGCAAAAGCAAAAGGGATTTCGTGAGCAGCAAGCTAcgagggaagagagaagacaAGCCAGAGAGGCAAagcaagctgaaaaactggctaAAGAAAAT GCTGCTGTAAGTAATCAGTCAGATAATAAAagtaacagcagcaaaacaagcaCACTGCAGAAATCTACAGCTcaagaaggagagaagaaaatggagaCAGCTGTGTCAAGACTAGAAAGAAGGGAGCATCTAAAAAAGTCGAACACCCTTCCAACATCTGTGACAG tggaaatttcAGATTCTGTTCCATCAACCCCAGTGACAAAGGAGGTGGCCAAGAGATTCTCTACGCCTGATGCTAACCCAGTGTCAACAGAACCAGCCTGGCTCGCGTTAGCcaagaggaaagcaaaagcctgGAGTGACTGTCCACAGATCATAAAGTAA
- the CRACD gene encoding capping protein-inhibiting regulator of actin dynamics isoform X4, translated as MGSRAFSHDSIFIPDGRAESEQAIQAMSQENVLGKVKILQQQLAKNIKFGQPPQMTISARTMGEANTSTEDDALLSSPTEMETQQDTVISECSNKSTDTPDFLRKMNFLGAGHEMEEKVTPVKSSRPKRQFSCSGTIETINLDSVPQAVARLDNSAAKHKLSVKPKKQRMSRQHKRLTKGSQSLTITEFEPEDLETQLYEDIYPGYIGRFTADKLIRERDEQKQLQLAEEKRIEDHWGILEAERIRQIVEMEEQREMEEKRCQEFEEMWKEQEKRHREEERRQYLLEGETSLKIEEQTCHKEKRRLMKAEKRQELEEQRYQELEKQRQKELEEQQRQDLEKRQWEGEEQQRRELEVQKLKEQEEQQRRELEVQKLKEQEEQQRRELEVQKLKEQEEQQRRELEVQKLKEQEEQQRRELEEQKLKEQEEQQRQELEVQKLKEQEEQKRRELDEQWHQQWEEQQRLKQEEEKHQEWEEQQRLKQEEEKHQEWEEQQRLKQEEKHQEQEEQQRQELEEQKHQEQEEQRCQELEEEKHQEWEEQKHKDLEEKQRQELEKQQRLALEQLRQDRTEKDSQKEEERNWLEEQKELKKQNKEEIQGQELEEKELQEVEIKLKQEKEPESHKQEKKQEEQRQHLKEKERTEKEQPQQVTDKKKKREEQRKHKLTKQMHMESSEYVLLDEMKQQKEQNGREWNKLKEQKVDTEGQNLPPKQENSLEQPQEKDQLCSAGGADRHPAEEKLQEGLSSQKVKQPEKGNKTSEELQAQKLKREVEAQEQKRIGEELRWQEVDERQTASRPFTFQVSSGDKQIIFQKVNLSPVMPIKGAGLSSPSVKDCRVHTTSKGSHSLPSSVCVPHTAILVTGAQLCGTAVNLNQIKDTACKSLLGLTEERKNVDVPSPEKPERKKQDPKPSSSKMKHAQEALNNQAVLAEWASIRSRILKNAENNKYNERDRVSVCRHSDDWTARGRGAPHGNLRKTLSANAKFSITPAWQKFSDVSKTSSDAENVNVAKGNETVAVGRTTGSSADSKEDVVSTFKDNLSEKPKEKMETHSEVTDNTEGCKFAKDLPSFLVPSFPHSMGKELPQPELPNALENQQNNSTKKADKPPSNGEENVSPFGIKLRRTNYSLRFHYDQQAEQKKKKRYSAGDNFDGVPDPLTSAEGEKESSVFTSQESTSPGTGRANISGNLKDSSVTVVEVSPPVVPPATGQSALTAHEKPACKSLVPQKPALAPKPTSQTPPSSPLSKMNRSNLSEVLGQRVVKAESDGGWRKEDRANAAQPIPSNDYKNEEEEVKEKKSFFPSLSIPWREKSDKKPEPLKKEKPVLQSRHSLDGSKLMEKVETSQPLWITLALQKQKGFREQQATREERRQAREAKQAEKLAKENAAVSNQSDNKSNSSKTSTLQKSTAQEGEKKMETAVSRLERREHLKKSNTLPTSVTVEISDSVPSTPVTKEVAKRFSTPDANPVSTEPAWLALAKRKAKAWSDCPQIIK; from the exons ATGGGCAGTCGAGCTTTTTCCCATGACAGTATTTTCATACCTGATGGGAGAGCAGAGAGTGAACAGGCCATTCAAGCAATGTCACAGGAGAACGTTTTAGGAAAAGTCAAAATTCTTCAG CAACAGTTGgcgaaaaatataaaatttggGCAGCCTCCACAAATGACAATTTCTGCGAGGACAATGGGGGAAGCAAACaccagtacagaagatgatgcATTGCTCAGCAGCCCCACGGAGATGGAGACCCAGCAGGACACAGTGATCTCAGAGTGCAGTAATAAA TCCACTGACACTCCAGATTTCttgagaaaaatgaattttcttggAGCAGGacatgaaatggaagaaaag GTCACTCCAGTCAAATCATCTCGGCCAAAAAGACAGTTTTCCTGTTCTGGCACAATTGAAACAATCAATTTGGATTCAGTTCCCCAGGCTGTTGCTCGTCTAGACAACAGTGCAGCTAAGCACAAACTGTCAGTGAAGCCAAAAAAGCAGAGGATGTCAAGACAGCACAAGAGATTGACAAAG GGATCACAAAGTTTAACAATAACAGAATTTGAGCCAGAGGACCTAGAAACTCAGCTGTATGAGGACATATACCCAGGTTATATTGGACGCTTCACAGCAGACAAGCTAATCCGGGAGAGAGATGAGCAGAAGCAGCTTCAGctggcagaggaaaaaagaattgaaGATCACTGGGGCATCCTTGAAGCCGAAAGGATAAGACAGATTGTAGAaatggaagaacaaagagaaatggaagaaaaaaggtgCCAAGAATTTGAGGAGATGtggaaagaacaggaaaaaagacaTCGTGAAGAAGAGAGGAGGCAGTACCTCCTTGAAGGAGAGACATCTTTGAAAATAGAAGAGCAAACATGccataaagagaaaagaagactcATGAAGGCTGAAAAAAGGcaagagctggaggagcagaggtaccaggagctggagaagcagaggcagaaggAGTTGGAGGAACAACAAAGACAAGACCTGGAgaagaggcagtgggaaggggaggaaCAGCAGAGGCGAGAGCTGGAGGTGCAGAAGCTCAAGGAACAGGAGGAGCAACAGAGACGAGAGCTGGAGGTGCAGAAGCTCAAGGAACAGGAGGAGCAACAGAGACGAGAGCTGGAGGTGCAGAAGCTCAAGGAACAGGAGGAGCAACAGAGACGAGAGCTGGAGGTGCAGAAGCTCAAGGAACAGGAGGAGCAACAGAGACGGGAGTTGGAGGAGCAGAAGCTCAAGGAACAGGAGGAGCAACAGAGACAGGAGTTGGAGGTACAAAAGCTCAAGGAACAAGAGGAGCAAAAGAGACGAGAGCTGGATGAGCAGTGGCACCAGCAATGGGAGGAACAGCAGAGACtaaagcaggaggaagagaagcaCCAGGAATGGGAGGAACAGCAGAGACtaaagcaggaggaagagaagcaCCAGGAATGGGAGGAACAGCAGAGACTaaagcaggaagagaagcaCCAGGAACAGGAAGAGCAACAGAGACAAGAGCTGGAGGAACAGAAGCACCAAGAACAGGAAGAGCAGAGATGTCAGGAattggaggaggagaagcatCAGGAATGGGAAGAGCAGAAGCACAAGGATTTGGAGGAGAAACAGAGACaagagctggagaagcagcagaggctAGCACTGGAACAATTAAGGCAAGACAGGACTGAAAAAGACAgtcaaaaggaagaagaaagaaactggCTGGAGGAGCAAAAAGAACTCAAGAaacaaaataaggaagaaatacaGGGACAAGAGCTAGAAGAGAAAGAGCTTCAAGAAgttgaaataaaactgaaacaggagaaagaacCTGAGAGCCACAAACAAGAGAAGAAACAGGAGGAACAAAGACAGCatttgaaggagaaagaaaggacagagaaggaacaaCCCCAGCAAGTGACGGATAAGAAAAAGAAACGGGAAGAGCAGCGGAAACACAAGCTCACAAAACAAATGCACATGGAAAGTTCAGAGTATGTACTACTAGATGAAatgaagcagcaaaaggaacaaaatggACGTGAATGGAACAAGCTGAAAGAGCAGAAGGTAGACACAGAAGGACAAAATCTTCCGCCAAAACAAGAAAACTCCTTGGAACAGCCACAGGAAAAAGATCAGTTGTGTTCTGCTGGAGGGGCTGATAGGCATCCAGCAGAGGAGAAGCTCCAAGAAGGATTAAGTTCCCAAAAAGTCAAACAGCcagaaaaagggaataaaacatCAGAAGAACTGCAAGCCCAGAAACTGAAGAGAGAAGTTGAGGCTCAGGAGCAAAAACGCATAGGGGAAGAACTTCGGTGGCAAGAAGTAGATGAAAGACAGACGGCATCCAGACCCTTCACATTTCAAGTGTCTTCTGGAGATAAACAGATCATATTTCAGAAAGTAAATCTGAGTCCTGTCATGCCCATCAAAGGAGCAGGACTCTCTTCTCCATCTGTCAAAGACTGCAGGGTGCACACTACCAGTAAGGGCTCTCATTCCCTCCCATCATCTGTGTGTGTACCCCACACAGCTATTTTGGTTACTGGAGCACAGCTGTGTGGCACAGCAGTGAACCTGAACCAGATTAAGGACACGGCTTGCAAGTCATTACTTGGCTTaacagaagagaggaaaaatgtggACGTTCCCTCTCCAGAGAAGCCcgagagaaaaaaacaggatcccaaacccagcagcagtAAAATGAAACACGCACAAGAGGCACTGAACAACCAGGCTGTACTGGCTGAGTGGGCCTCTATCCGCTCCAGAATCCTAAAGAACgcagaaaacaacaaatacAATGAGAGAGACCGGGTAAGCGTCTGCAGGCACAGTGATGACTGGACAGCCCGAGGACGCGGTGCTCCCCATGGTAACTTGAGGAAAACCCTCTCTGCAAATGCAAAGTTCTCGATTACACCAGCATGGCAGAAATTTTCAGACGTTTCAAAAACCAGTTCAGATGCTGAGAATGTAAATGTGGCAAAAGGCAATGAAacagtggctgtggggagaaccACTGGCTCATCTGCTGATTCAAAGGAGGACGTGGTCTCCACTTTTAAGGATAACTTATCTGAAAAGCCCAAGGAGAAAATGGAAACCCATAGTGAAGTGACAGACAACACCGAAGGCTGTAAATTTGCAAAAGATCTTCCATCTTTCCTTGTTCCAAGTTTTCCACATTCTATGGGTAAGGAATTACCCCAGCCAGAACTTCCCAATGCCCTGGAAAATCAGCAAAATAACAGCacaaaaaaagcagataaaCCACCAtcaaatggagaagaaaatgtttctccTTTTGGAATAAAGTTACGAAGGACAAACTATTCTTTACGTTTTCATTATGATCAACAggcagagcaaaagaaaaagaaaagatacagTGCAGGAGACAATTTTGATGGTGTGCCTGACCCACTCACCTCAGCAGAAGGTGAGAAAGAATCTTCTGTTTTCACTTCACAAGAAAGTACCTCTCCTGGCACGGGGAGAGCAAACATTTCTGGTAATTTAAAAGACTCTTCAGTTACTGTCGTGGAGGTTTCACCACCAGTGGTCCCACCAGCCACCGGCCAGAGTGCTCTCACTGCTCATGAGAAACCAGCATGCAAGTCACTGGTCCCACAGAAACCTGCCTTAGCTCCAAAGCCCACCAGCCAGACCCCACCATCGTCTCCTCTCTCTAAAATGAACAGATCAAACCTATCTGAAGTATTGGGGCAAAGGGTGGTTAAAGCTGAATCAGATGGCggctggagaaaagaagacagagCAAATGCAGCCCAACCCATACCATCCAATGACTAcaaaaatgaagaggaagaagtCAAAGAAAAGAAGTCATTTTTCCCATCTCTAAGTATTCCatggagagaaaaaagtgacaaaaagcCTGAGCCATTGAAGAAAG aaaagccTGTTCTTCAGAGCAGACACTCTTTAGATGGCTCTAAATTGATGGAAAAAGTGGAAACTTCACAACCACTTTGGATTACATTAGCACTGCAAAAGCAAAAGGGATTTCGTGAGCAGCAAGCTAcgagggaagagagaagacaAGCCAGAGAGGCAAagcaagctgaaaaactggctaAAGAAAAT GCTGCTGTAAGTAATCAGTCAGATAATAAAagtaacagcagcaaaacaagcaCACTGCAGAAATCTACAGCTcaagaaggagagaagaaaatggagaCAGCTGTGTCAAGACTAGAAAGAAGGGAGCATCTAAAAAAGTCGAACACCCTTCCAACATCTGTGACAG tggaaatttcAGATTCTGTTCCATCAACCCCAGTGACAAAGGAGGTGGCCAAGAGATTCTCTACGCCTGATGCTAACCCAGTGTCAACAGAACCAGCCTGGCTCGCGTTAGCcaagaggaaagcaaaagcctgGAGTGACTGTCCACAGATCATAAAGTAA